Proteins encoded in a region of the Bacteroidota bacterium genome:
- a CDS encoding response regulator transcription factor, with amino-acid sequence MKILIVEDEINLRETIVSFLEEDGYCCEQADTFQAGSEKLDLYHYDCLLLDIGLPDGNGLQLIKELKKLHPDTGIIIISAKNSLDDKIAGLDLGADDYITKPFHLTELTSRIKALLRRRKFEGRKEIVVDKLRIIPENRQVYANGELLILTKKEFDLLLYFVTNPNRVLTKEAIAEHLWGDFADSCDSFDFVYSQIKNLRRKLLEKTNLDYFQNVYGTGYTFKV; translated from the coding sequence TTGAAAATTTTAATTGTAGAAGACGAGATAAACTTAAGAGAAACAATTGTTTCCTTTCTGGAGGAAGATGGTTATTGTTGTGAACAGGCTGATACTTTCCAGGCGGGTTCAGAAAAACTGGATTTGTACCATTACGATTGCCTGCTTTTAGACATTGGTTTGCCCGATGGCAATGGTCTTCAGTTGATCAAAGAGTTAAAGAAACTTCATCCGGATACGGGAATAATTATTATTTCAGCCAAAAATTCCCTGGATGATAAAATTGCCGGCCTCGATCTGGGCGCTGATGATTATATCACCAAACCATTTCATCTGACAGAACTGACTTCAAGGATTAAAGCATTGCTCCGGCGTAGAAAATTTGAAGGAAGAAAGGAAATTGTGGTTGATAAACTCAGAATTATTCCGGAAAACAGGCAGGTATATGCTAATGGAGAACTGTTGATTCTTACCAAAAAAGAATTCGACTTACTCCTGTATTTTGTTACCAATCCCAACCGTGTGCTTACTAAAGAAGCAATAGCAGAACATTTATGGGGTGATTTTGCTGATTCTTGCGACTCTTTTGACTTTGTCTATTCGCAAATTAAGAACCTCCGCCGTAAATTGCTTGAGAAAACAAATCTTGATTACTTTCAAAATGTTTATGGCACCGGCTATACTTTTAAAGTTTGA